A genomic region of bacterium contains the following coding sequences:
- a CDS encoding S8 family peptidase, with protein ARLTAAQKAALIDSDSSLRIRADSKVATQGRRRKSGRRSTSSGTKDSGESNTADQSAPPDDSSDGSEEPAPTESYDGSSTDFAYERMLFRAFFGSYQDPYTHYPALVGANRLHDLGITGTGVTLAVLDSGLVQYDGLYNNTAGENRLLGHYDAIADHDLEGAVTKTDYNGHGGHVAAVALNSKASDSGAGFNGIAPDADLVVVKAFDEHGNGTYADVIRGIDWIVSNKDAYGIRVLNLSFSAPVRSHYWDDPLNQAVMQAWQAGIVVVASAGNGGPLPMTVGVPGNLPYIITVGAMTDSFTPEDRSDDRLTTFTAAGPTAEGFVKPDVVAPGGHMLSLMSVFSDIAAQHPEYHDGGFYFTMTGTSQATAVVSGLVALMLEAQPALTPDQVKTRLMRTAKAAIKPDGQLAFGIFQQGAGLVDAYDAALATSEDEDSDRANRSLDIANDLAGLEHYAGLVRQAEDGSFYIEGLNGFLWTDGFLWTDGFLWTDGFLWTDGFLWTDGFLWTDGFLWTDGFLWTDGFLWTDGFLWTDGFLWTDALTESMSINTWVEQE; from the coding sequence CGCCCGCCTCACCGCGGCGCAGAAGGCGGCTCTGATCGATTCCGATTCGAGCCTGCGTATCCGCGCCGACAGCAAGGTCGCGACCCAGGGGAGACGGCGCAAGTCCGGCCGCCGCTCGACCTCCTCGGGCACCAAAGACAGTGGCGAAAGCAACACGGCTGACCAAAGCGCACCTCCGGACGACAGCTCGGACGGCTCCGAAGAGCCTGCGCCAACCGAATCCTACGACGGCAGCTCGACGGACTTCGCCTACGAGAGGATGCTCTTCAGGGCTTTCTTCGGCTCATACCAAGATCCCTACACGCACTATCCGGCTCTCGTCGGAGCCAATCGCCTGCACGATCTGGGGATTACCGGCACCGGCGTCACCCTCGCGGTGCTCGACTCCGGCCTCGTCCAGTACGACGGCCTCTACAACAACACCGCGGGCGAGAACCGGCTGCTCGGCCACTATGACGCCATCGCCGACCACGATCTCGAGGGCGCGGTCACCAAGACCGACTACAACGGCCACGGCGGGCACGTCGCCGCCGTCGCCCTCAACAGCAAGGCCAGCGACTCCGGTGCCGGCTTCAACGGCATCGCCCCCGACGCCGACCTGGTCGTGGTCAAGGCCTTCGACGAGCACGGCAACGGCACCTATGCCGACGTCATCCGTGGCATCGATTGGATCGTCTCCAACAAGGACGCCTACGGCATCCGGGTGCTCAATCTCTCCTTCAGCGCCCCGGTGCGCTCCCACTACTGGGACGATCCGCTCAACCAGGCCGTGATGCAAGCCTGGCAGGCGGGCATTGTCGTGGTGGCCTCGGCCGGCAATGGCGGCCCGCTGCCGATGACCGTCGGCGTGCCCGGAAACCTCCCCTACATCATCACCGTCGGCGCCATGACCGACTCGTTCACCCCGGAGGATCGCTCGGACGACCGCCTGACCACCTTCACCGCGGCCGGACCCACCGCCGAGGGCTTCGTCAAGCCCGATGTCGTCGCCCCCGGCGGCCACATGCTCTCTCTGATGAGCGTCTTCTCCGACATCGCTGCACAGCATCCCGAATACCACGACGGCGGCTTCTACTTCACGATGACCGGTACCTCCCAGGCCACCGCCGTGGTCAGCGGACTGGTCGCCCTCATGCTCGAGGCCCAGCCGGCACTGACGCCGGACCAAGTCAAGACTCGGCTCATGAGAACGGCCAAGGCCGCGATCAAGCCCGATGGACAACTTGCCTTCGGTATCTTCCAACAAGGAGCCGGGCTGGTCGACGCCTACGACGCGGCGCTCGCGACCAGTGAGGACGAGGACTCGGACCGTGCGAACCGGAGCCTCGATATCGCCAACGATCTCGCCGGCCTCGAGCACTATGCCGGCCTGGTCCGTCAGGCCGAAGACGGCAGCTTCTACATCGAGGGCCTGAACGGCTTCCTCTGGACCGACGGGTTCCTCTGGACGGATGGCTTTTTGTGGACCGACGGCTTTCTCTGGACGGACGGCTTCCTGTGGACGGACGGCTTCCTGTGGACGGACGGCTTCCTCTGGACCGATGGCTTCCTCTGGACCGACGGCTTCCTGTGGACCGACGGCTTCCTCTGGACCGACGGCTTCCTCTGGACCGACGCGCTCACCGAATCGATGTCGATCAACACCTGGGTCGAACAGGAGTAG